Proteins encoded within one genomic window of Arcobacter sp. F2176:
- the nadA gene encoding quinolinate synthase NadA gives MNLKDEIIKLKEELDVTLVAHFYQRDEVFELADITGDSLELAKKAMETSSKYIVFCGVGFMGESVKVMSPQKRVLMPKIACCAMARMIDVDYFDESLAKLNAMGVSSDELLPITYINSSAAVKARVGEMGGMVCTSSNAYKIIEKGLKSGKKIFFVPDRCLGQNFAKSLNLKSTVIGDGTDPKEADIICYDGFCSVHQLFSTDDIEFYRNKYPDILIAVHPECDPKICDMADFVGSTSQLIKFIKELPAEQKVAVGTEYNMVNRLREKNTYILSSTKPECPTMNETTLQDVYNCLKEIKDGKEVFSNEIFVNDNVIKWAKVALQRMFEV, from the coding sequence TTGAATTTAAAAGATGAAATAATAAAATTAAAAGAGGAACTTGACGTAACTTTAGTCGCTCACTTTTATCAAAGAGATGAAGTGTTTGAATTAGCAGATATTACAGGAGATTCTTTAGAATTAGCTAAAAAAGCTATGGAAACAAGTAGTAAATATATAGTATTTTGTGGTGTTGGATTTATGGGTGAGAGTGTAAAAGTTATGAGTCCACAAAAAAGAGTTCTTATGCCAAAAATCGCATGTTGTGCGATGGCTAGAATGATTGATGTGGATTATTTTGATGAATCATTAGCCAAACTAAATGCAATGGGAGTATCAAGTGATGAACTTCTTCCTATAACATATATTAATTCAAGTGCAGCAGTAAAAGCTAGAGTTGGAGAAATGGGTGGTATGGTTTGTACCTCTTCAAATGCATATAAAATCATAGAAAAAGGTTTAAAGTCTGGTAAAAAAATATTTTTTGTACCAGATAGATGTTTAGGACAAAATTTTGCAAAAAGTCTTAATCTAAAATCAACTGTTATAGGTGATGGAACTGATCCAAAAGAAGCAGATATTATTTGTTATGATGGTTTTTGCTCTGTTCACCAACTCTTTTCAACTGATGATATTGAGTTTTATAGAAATAAATATCCAGATATCTTAATTGCAGTTCATCCTGAATGTGATCCAAAAATTTGTGATATGGCTGATTTTGTAGGTTCTACTTCTCAACTTATCAAATTTATAAAAGAGTTACCAGCTGAACAAAAGGTTGCAGTTGGAACTGAGTATAATATGGTAAATAGATTAAGAGAGAAAAATACTTATATCTTAAGTTCAACAAAACCAGAATGTCCAACTATGAATGAGACAACTTTACAAGATGTTTATAATTGTTTAAAAGAGATAAAAGATGGTAAAGAAGTATTTTCAAATGAAATTTTTGTAAATGACAATGTAATAAAATGGGCAAAAGTAGCACTACAAAGGATGTTTGAAGTATGA
- the nadC gene encoding carboxylating nicotinate-nucleotide diphosphorylase, giving the protein MINIKKFVKNAIIEDNGRGDLFFDVAPKGRFTAKVISKDDGILAGEIYAKALSKTEKFDCKFLKHDGEVIKKGDIIAKLDGKAAVLLSSERTFLNMLQHASGIATMANSYASLIKDLDVVLLDTRKTRPQLRDFEKYASRVGGAINHRLGLDDCLMLKDTHLRTIMNLKEFIQRARKRISWVTKIEIECESLEQVKDAMEAGGDIIMCDNMTPEQIREVVKYRNETHPHIVLEASGNINLNTVRDYALTGVDALSSGSIIHQATWLDFSMKFD; this is encoded by the coding sequence ATGATTAATATTAAAAAGTTTGTAAAAAATGCTATTATTGAAGATAATGGTAGAGGGGATTTATTCTTTGATGTTGCGCCTAAAGGAAGATTTACAGCAAAAGTTATCTCAAAAGATGATGGAATCTTAGCTGGTGAGATTTATGCAAAAGCCTTATCAAAAACTGAAAAATTTGATTGTAAGTTTTTAAAGCATGATGGGGAAGTAATCAAAAAAGGTGATATTATCGCAAAGCTTGATGGGAAAGCAGCTGTTTTACTCTCAAGCGAGCGAACATTTCTAAATATGCTTCAACATGCTTCGGGAATAGCTACTATGGCTAATTCATATGCTTCTTTGATAAAAGATTTAGATGTAGTTTTACTTGATACTAGAAAAACAAGACCACAACTTAGAGATTTTGAAAAATATGCAAGTAGAGTAGGAGGAGCTATTAATCACCGACTTGGACTTGATGATTGTCTGATGTTAAAAGATACTCACCTTCGAACAATTATGAATCTAAAAGAGTTTATTCAAAGAGCAAGAAAGAGAATCTCTTGGGTTACTAAAATAGAGATTGAGTGTGAAAGCTTAGAACAAGTAAAAGATGCAATGGAAGCTGGTGGTGATATAATTATGTGTGATAATATGACTCCAGAACAAATAAGAGAAGTTGTAAAATATAGAAATGAAACCCATCCTCATATAGTATTAGAAGCTAGTGGAAACATTAATTTAAATACTGTAAGAGATTATGCTTTAACAGGGGTTGATGCATTGAGTTCTGGAAGTATTATACATCAAGCAACTTGGTTAGACTTTTCTATGAAATTTGATTAG
- a CDS encoding PD-(D/E)XK nuclease family protein, translated as MLQTSKTLIVYPTSRAIRESIKRRSSENLLLPSYLTIDEFLKKSISIKNNKYIDEEQRFLYLKDASDIKNLNKLGISNNFTSFLKQSDYLFRFFGELAAEKVSIDSIDEVDTYEYYKEHITILKQIYNNYIKILDDNNVVDKINLPNNYEINQNFLNRYESIEIYFEGYFTNFELEIIFEISKHTKIIVNLFSNKYNQKSIQSFINFGFELEEGYEYKIDLSNKKIIEKHKEISNLKNTKAVAFTSRINQIAFIKESITDAINDGIRPENIALIVPDEKFVELLEQFDDEQYFNYAMGKSIINSKIYKVINSIYSYLNENERKTKESIEFYKINFEMIDSIKKIWNKKLDKINFDILIEYLKSIEHNKELIEKFDELTYKLNHLFFNSFQNILFKEAVKILIQKIQKITLDDINSGLITVMGLLETRAVEFEAIIICDFNENYIPKSSIKDKFLSSIIKKRVKLPTQKDRENLQKYYYYRLMNKAKNLYISYIQNETMQISRFADELFKDKINSATKDKQYKQILYKNRSINHFSENIEHEIDLSKQEWSATSLKKYLECKRKYYLEYICKIKEHNISLKPKGFELGSMVHKTLESAYKSFEIQNINYELIKSIFEKQINENPFLLLDKEIFLKKLNTFVEFENKRFEDKSLSVLEIEKDFKFDYNGIILKGSIDRIDKKDDKYLLIDYKTSSSLKIDSLKTYENSVDFQLEFYYLACIELFGYENIKAFYYDLNSSKLLEEVMLIEKLELLKEIFLELKTKKVNFEKCDKTSTCQYCEFKTICDR; from the coding sequence ATGCTACAAACAAGTAAAACACTTATAGTATACCCAACTTCTAGAGCTATAAGAGAATCTATAAAAAGAAGAAGCAGTGAAAATTTATTGCTTCCTTCTTATTTAACAATCGATGAATTCTTAAAAAAATCCATATCCATAAAAAATAATAAATATATTGATGAAGAGCAAAGGTTTTTATATTTAAAAGATGCTTCTGATATAAAAAATCTTAATAAACTTGGTATTTCAAACAACTTTACTTCCTTTTTAAAACAATCAGATTATTTATTTAGATTTTTTGGCGAATTAGCTGCTGAAAAAGTATCAATTGACAGTATTGATGAAGTTGATACCTATGAATACTATAAAGAACATATAACAATATTAAAACAAATATATAATAACTATATAAAAATACTTGATGATAATAATGTTGTCGATAAAATAAATCTACCAAATAATTATGAAATTAATCAAAACTTTTTAAATAGATATGAAAGTATAGAAATATATTTTGAAGGATATTTTACTAATTTTGAATTGGAAATTATATTTGAAATATCAAAACATACTAAAATAATAGTTAATCTATTTTCAAATAAATACAATCAAAAATCAATACAAAGTTTTATTAATTTTGGTTTTGAATTAGAAGAAGGTTATGAATATAAAATCGACTTATCAAACAAAAAAATAATAGAAAAACATAAAGAAATATCAAACTTGAAAAATACAAAAGCAGTTGCATTTACAAGTAGAATAAATCAAATAGCTTTTATAAAAGAGTCAATAACAGATGCTATAAATGATGGAATAAGACCTGAAAATATAGCATTAATAGTTCCTGATGAAAAGTTTGTAGAACTATTGGAACAATTTGATGATGAACAATATTTTAATTATGCTATGGGTAAAAGCATAATTAATAGTAAGATTTATAAAGTGATAAATTCCATATACTCTTATTTAAACGAAAATGAGAGAAAAACAAAAGAATCAATAGAGTTTTATAAAATCAATTTTGAAATGATTGATAGTATTAAAAAAATATGGAATAAAAAACTAGATAAGATAAATTTTGATATTCTGATTGAGTATTTAAAATCAATAGAACACAATAAAGAGTTAATAGAAAAATTTGATGAATTAACTTATAAATTAAATCATCTATTTTTTAATAGTTTTCAAAATATACTTTTCAAAGAAGCTGTAAAAATACTTATTCAAAAGATACAAAAAATAACTCTTGATGATATTAATTCTGGTCTTATTACAGTAATGGGTTTACTTGAAACTAGAGCTGTTGAGTTTGAAGCAATTATAATCTGTGATTTCAATGAAAACTATATACCAAAATCAAGTATTAAAGATAAATTTTTATCATCAATTATTAAAAAAAGAGTAAAGCTTCCTACTCAAAAAGATAGGGAGAATTTACAAAAATACTACTATTATAGATTGATGAATAAAGCTAAAAATCTCTATATCTCATATATTCAAAATGAGACAATGCAAATAAGTAGATTCGCAGATGAATTGTTTAAAGACAAAATCAACTCAGCTACAAAAGATAAACAATATAAACAAATACTTTATAAGAACAGATCAATAAATCATTTTAGTGAAAATATTGAACATGAGATTGATTTATCAAAGCAAGAATGGTCAGCTACTTCACTTAAAAAGTATTTAGAATGTAAAAGAAAGTATTACTTAGAGTATATATGTAAAATAAAAGAGCATAACATAAGCTTAAAGCCAAAAGGTTTTGAATTGGGAAGTATGGTTCACAAAACACTAGAAAGTGCATATAAGAGCTTTGAGATACAAAATATTAATTATGAGCTAATAAAATCAATATTTGAAAAACAGATAAATGAAAATCCCTTTTTACTTTTGGATAAAGAAATATTTTTAAAAAAATTAAATACTTTTGTAGAGTTTGAAAACAAAAGATTTGAAGATAAAAGTTTGAGTGTATTAGAAATAGAAAAAGACTTTAAATTTGATTACAATGGAATAATTTTAAAAGGAAGTATTGATAGAATTGATAAAAAAGATGATAAGTATTTATTGATTGATTATAAGACCTCTTCAAGTCTAAAAATTGATAGTCTTAAAACTTATGAAAATAGCGTTGACTTTCAATTGGAATTTTATTATTTAGCATGTATAGAACTCTTTGGATATGAGAATATAAAAGCATTTTATTATGATTTAAATAGTTCAAAACTACTTGAAGAAGTTATGTTAATAGAAAAGTTAGAATTACTAAAAGAGATATTTTTAGAGTTAAAAACAAAAAAAGTAAATTTTGAAAAATGCGACAAAACATCTACTTGTCAGTATTGTGAGTTTAAAACTATTTGTGATAGGTAA
- the prfB gene encoding peptide chain release factor 2 codes for MDAYEYSELIKLLNKKLQNIKDILKPDVLKSRLKEIEELESSQDFWNDVETATKIGIEKNRILSKLSKFNKANESLSGTNELYAMALEEKDEDTFELLYGEAEELDNLIRSTEISVMLSNPDDSSNAIISIHPGAGGTESQDWASMLYRMYLRWAERMDFKIEVLDYQDGEEAGLKDVSFIIKGENAYGYLKAENGIHRLVRISPFDSNAKRHTSFASVMVSPEIDDNIDIVVEDKDIRIDTYRSSGAGGQHVNKTESAIRITHIATNIVVQCQNDRSQHKNKASAMKMLKSRLYEYELEKQQAVKDGVEKSEIGWGHQIRSYVMQPYQQIKDTRSNIGYSNVEAILDGDITKMIEDVLIATAR; via the coding sequence ATGGATGCATACGAATACTCTGAATTAATCAAATTATTAAATAAAAAACTTCAAAATATAAAAGATATACTCAAACCTGATGTATTAAAATCAAGACTAAAAGAGATAGAAGAGTTAGAGTCTTCACAAGACTTTTGGAATGATGTGGAAACTGCTACAAAAATAGGTATTGAAAAAAATAGAATATTGAGTAAATTATCTAAATTTAACAAAGCTAATGAGTCTTTAAGTGGTACAAATGAACTTTATGCGATGGCACTTGAAGAAAAAGATGAAGATACTTTTGAATTACTTTATGGGGAAGCTGAAGAGTTAGATAATCTTATAAGATCTACTGAGATATCTGTAATGCTAAGTAATCCTGATGATTCATCTAATGCTATTATTTCTATTCATCCAGGAGCTGGAGGAACTGAGTCTCAAGATTGGGCGAGTATGCTTTATAGAATGTATCTAAGATGGGCTGAACGAATGGATTTCAAAATAGAAGTTCTTGATTATCAAGATGGTGAAGAAGCAGGCCTTAAAGATGTTTCTTTTATCATAAAAGGTGAAAATGCCTATGGATATTTAAAAGCTGAAAATGGTATTCATAGACTTGTAAGAATCTCTCCTTTTGATTCAAATGCTAAAAGACATACTTCATTTGCATCAGTTATGGTAAGTCCTGAAATTGATGACAACATTGATATTGTTGTGGAAGATAAAGATATTAGAATAGATACATATAGATCAAGTGGTGCTGGTGGACAACATGTTAATAAAACAGAAAGTGCTATTAGAATCACTCATATTGCCACAAATATTGTTGTACAGTGTCAAAATGATAGATCTCAACATAAAAATAAAGCAAGTGCCATGAAGATGCTAAAATCTAGACTTTATGAATATGAGTTAGAGAAACAACAAGCTGTAAAAGATGGTGTTGAAAAAAGCGAGATTGGTTGGGGACATCAAATTAGATCTTATGTAATGCAACCATATCAACAAATAAAAGATACAAGAAGCAACATTGGATATTCAAATGTTGAAGCAATTTTGGATGGAGATATTACAAAAATGATTGAAGATGTTTTAATAGCAACGGCTAGATAA
- a CDS encoding dihydroneopterin aldolase, with translation MKVKIEDLTFDCIIGILPFERKNKQRVIINCSFSYNYSNFEFIDYSKVASSIQKIMIKNKFELIEDALLNLKKHLNKKYSIKNLKISIQKPDILPNCKVSVSL, from the coding sequence ATGAAAGTAAAAATCGAAGATCTTACTTTTGATTGCATTATTGGAATATTACCCTTTGAGCGAAAGAATAAACAAAGGGTGATAATAAACTGTTCTTTTTCTTATAACTACTCAAATTTTGAATTTATAGATTATTCAAAAGTAGCATCAAGCATTCAAAAAATAATGATAAAAAATAAATTTGAACTAATTGAAGATGCTCTTTTAAACTTAAAAAAACATTTAAATAAAAAATATTCTATAAAAAACCTAAAAATAAGTATACAAAAACCAGATATTTTGCCTAATTGCAAAGTAAGCGTAAGCCTATAA
- a CDS encoding porin, with the protein MKKFVKMSLIAAIAVAGTTASAQPLTEAIKNVDVSGTMVYRYNDYQDDVKQTGTNHSNTVNHYKIGLNLKSKVNDDVTANTRFVIGSQDASANFGKLDTQSNGDTNLDVELTNANFAYTGIANTTVIVGKQGLTTPWTVAVDASGNEQTGTGILALTTVGPVTIAGAYFNQTNLGDSGDAQSTFGKKSTNSDAVNDAIGQKFGSKDIYTVGVMGKVGPVALDAWYLDMDNVFDTYTLGANASFDLDAVTLGGDIRYTSLDLDGSSDDNDLLQLTVTAKAGIFDAKVAYATTDNDGGLVALDTDATTSISAWSVDANGKADADYWQVRLGFQVLPSLNISANYANVDYSTATSNDVEEEEYYAQFNYSMSKNLSAYLRYGQYTKDTGSTENNDSTRGRIHVQYKF; encoded by the coding sequence ATGAAAAAATTCGTAAAAATGAGTTTAATAGCTGCAATCGCTGTAGCTGGAACAACTGCTAGTGCACAACCTTTAACAGAAGCTATCAAAAATGTAGATGTATCAGGAACTATGGTATATAGATATAATGATTATCAAGATGATGTTAAACAAACTGGTACAAATCATTCAAATACAGTTAATCACTATAAAATTGGTTTAAATCTAAAATCAAAAGTTAATGATGATGTTACTGCAAATACAAGATTTGTAATTGGTAGCCAAGATGCTTCTGCAAACTTTGGAAAACTTGACACTCAATCAAATGGTGACACAAACTTAGATGTAGAATTAACAAATGCTAACTTCGCATATACTGGTATTGCAAATACTACAGTTATCGTTGGTAAACAAGGTTTAACTACTCCTTGGACTGTAGCTGTTGATGCTTCAGGAAATGAGCAAACTGGTACAGGTATCTTAGCATTAACTACTGTTGGACCTGTTACTATTGCTGGTGCTTACTTTAACCAAACAAATCTTGGTGATAGTGGAGATGCACAATCAACTTTTGGTAAAAAAAGTACTAATTCTGATGCAGTAAATGATGCTATTGGACAAAAATTTGGTTCAAAAGATATTTATACTGTTGGTGTAATGGGTAAAGTTGGTCCTGTTGCTTTAGATGCATGGTACTTAGATATGGATAATGTATTTGATACATATACACTTGGTGCAAATGCTTCATTTGATCTTGATGCTGTAACTTTAGGTGGAGACATCAGATATACATCTCTTGATTTAGATGGTTCAAGTGATGATAATGATTTATTACAACTTACTGTAACTGCAAAAGCTGGTATCTTTGATGCAAAAGTTGCTTATGCTACTACAGATAATGATGGTGGTTTAGTTGCTCTAGATACTGATGCTACTACAAGTATCTCTGCTTGGTCTGTAGATGCTAATGGTAAAGCTGATGCTGATTACTGGCAAGTAAGACTTGGTTTCCAAGTATTACCTTCTTTAAATATCTCTGCTAACTATGCTAATGTAGATTATTCTACTGCTACATCTAATGATGTAGAAGAAGAAGAATATTATGCACAATTTAATTACTCTATGAGTAAAAACTTAAGTGCATACTTAAGATATGGACAATATACAAAAGACACTGGTTCTACAGAAAACAATGATAGTACTAGAGGAAGAATTCACGTTCAATATAAATTCTAA
- a CDS encoding c-type cytochrome — protein MKSMVIGGIILIVALLAGTYFVAGDAFNSDDYINSLTMLGAVAIITITVFVALKYINQMKNDTAGGDLAEEKWDGIGEYKNPIPTGWGLAFIGTIVWLFWYMTIGYPTNGFSQIGQWNEETIEFNKKFESKWENPSKDTLTAMGESVFLVQCSPCHGVDAEGINGKAQNLTKRMSQSSVEYVIKNGANNLKTVYPGGMPPMMLTDEKDIKDVSSYVAGGFKGEQPASFGVCAGCHGADGKGMAYVAPNIRNYTADLISAVLENGKKGEIGQMPAFKGRLNATQEKAVAAYIQSLGE, from the coding sequence ATGAAATCTATGGTAATAGGTGGAATTATTCTTATCGTCGCTTTATTAGCAGGAACTTACTTCGTTGCAGGTGATGCTTTTAATAGTGATGATTATATCAACAGTTTAACAATGCTTGGAGCAGTTGCAATTATTACAATTACAGTATTTGTTGCTCTTAAGTATATTAATCAAATGAAAAATGATACTGCTGGTGGTGATTTAGCAGAAGAAAAATGGGATGGTATTGGTGAGTATAAAAATCCAATTCCTACAGGTTGGGGTTTAGCATTTATAGGAACAATTGTTTGGTTATTTTGGTACATGACAATTGGTTATCCAACAAATGGATTCTCACAAATTGGTCAATGGAATGAAGAAACTATTGAATTTAATAAAAAGTTTGAGTCAAAATGGGAAAACCCATCTAAAGATACTTTAACTGCAATGGGTGAATCTGTATTCTTAGTACAATGTTCTCCTTGTCATGGTGTTGATGCAGAAGGTATTAATGGAAAAGCTCAAAACTTAACAAAAAGAATGTCACAATCTTCAGTTGAGTATGTGATTAAAAATGGTGCAAATAACCTTAAAACAGTATACCCAGGTGGTATGCCTCCTATGATGTTAACAGATGAAAAAGATATTAAAGATGTATCTTCATATGTTGCAGGTGGGTTTAAGGGTGAACAACCAGCTTCATTTGGTGTGTGTGCAGGTTGTCATGGTGCAGATGGAAAAGGTATGGCATATGTTGCTCCTAATATCAGAAACTATACAGCAGATTTAATTTCAGCAGTATTAGAAAATGGTAAAAAAGGTGAAATTGGTCAAATGCCAGCATTCAAAGGTAGATTAAATGCTACTCAAGAAAAAGCAGTTGCTGCTTATATTCAAAGTTTAGGAGAGTAA
- a CDS encoding cytochrome c, with protein MNLIKPFSLLAFLITSSFAQTTMCYKQNHTDFSTIESINLDGGLCNGNKSLKDMKKDGWKIDDIKIDGNNYIYILKKDEVNMQNIDMQALENQIIQRLEQKDVASQIASKEEKRIKMSISGKNLYIKKCETCHGINGEKLPGRSRAINKLNLFDFTATIRDYVNGSGYDRGTAFQMAQYASIMDTNDINNVYVYLQAINQKDEKKPKSN; from the coding sequence ATGAATCTTATAAAACCATTTTCACTATTAGCATTTCTTATAACTTCAAGTTTTGCACAAACTACTATGTGCTATAAACAAAATCATACTGATTTTTCTACTATAGAGTCTATAAATCTAGATGGTGGTCTATGTAATGGAAATAAATCACTAAAAGATATGAAAAAAGATGGCTGGAAAATTGATGATATAAAAATAGATGGAAATAATTATATTTATATATTAAAAAAAGATGAAGTAAATATGCAAAATATTGATATGCAAGCTTTAGAAAATCAAATCATACAAAGACTAGAGCAAAAAGATGTTGCCTCACAAATAGCTTCAAAAGAAGAAAAAAGAATCAAAATGTCTATTTCTGGTAAAAATCTATATATCAAAAAATGTGAAACATGTCATGGAATCAATGGTGAAAAACTTCCAGGAAGATCAAGAGCAATAAATAAATTAAATCTATTTGATTTTACTGCTACTATTAGAGACTATGTAAATGGAAGTGGGTATGATAGAGGAACAGCTTTTCAAATGGCTCAATATGCATCTATTATGGATACAAATGATATAAATAATGTATATGTATATCTTCAAGCTATTAACCAAAAAGACGAAAAAAAACCAAAATCTAACTAA
- the plsY gene encoding glycerol-3-phosphate 1-O-acyltransferase PlsY, with translation MDFLNTNLIFYILAYLIGSIPFGLLLAKTFAGVDIKKHGSKSIGATNVLRVVKQTNPSLAKKLGLATVILDAIKGTIILLIAQAYGVSEATLWTIAVLAVVGHCYSIYLGLEGGKGVATGLGVFLVLIPIPTLIGAIVWGFCAKVLKISSLSSLLGLVAVIIAAIIFNNELGVNSNAPMYLISFIIFYKHIPNIIRLIKKEELKAV, from the coding sequence ATGGATTTTTTAAATACAAATCTTATTTTTTATATTTTAGCTTATTTAATAGGGTCTATTCCCTTTGGTTTACTTCTAGCTAAAACATTTGCAGGGGTAGATATAAAAAAGCATGGAAGTAAATCAATAGGTGCCACAAATGTTCTAAGAGTAGTAAAGCAGACAAATCCAAGCTTAGCAAAAAAACTAGGTCTTGCAACTGTTATTCTTGATGCCATAAAAGGTACAATCATCCTTCTTATCGCACAAGCCTATGGAGTAAGTGAAGCTACACTTTGGACTATTGCTGTGTTAGCTGTGGTTGGGCATTGTTATAGTATTTATTTAGGACTTGAAGGTGGAAAGGGGGTTGCTACTGGACTTGGTGTATTTTTAGTACTAATTCCTATTCCTACACTTATTGGTGCTATTGTTTGGGGATTTTGTGCAAAAGTTTTAAAAATCTCTTCTTTATCTTCTCTTTTAGGATTAGTTGCTGTAATAATTGCAGCAATTATATTTAACAATGAATTAGGAGTAAATTCAAATGCACCTATGTATTTGATTTCATTTATAATTTTTTATAAACATATTCCAAATATAATAAGACTTATCAAAAAAGAAGAGCTAAAAGCAGTATAA
- a CDS encoding bifunctional oligoribonuclease/PAP phosphatase NrnA — translation MSKDFITNNKVNTASFVSALKLIEKSKYILIITHVNPDPDTICSGLALSNYLSENKIKHKVFNAGKNLPAKCDFINRYEKITDQIPKFYDLVISVDCGTSNRFGITLPEDIPLINFDHHKSNDDFGTINIVDINKSSTSEIVYDFFRFNGLYITKNTAEALYVGIYDDSLAFTTPRCDEFTYEKINFLVKCGASPVYIADKFIKRDSLAKYRILPKIFNSLELLDEGKIATIYATKEWFEESGATTLETEVALDMVLNIAIVKVAIYFRIVNDKVRVSLRSKEKIDVSKVASTFGGGGHLNAAGCVIQTDDIFEAKEIILKEILEK, via the coding sequence TTGAGTAAAGATTTTATAACAAATAATAAAGTAAATACTGCCTCTTTTGTGAGTGCTTTAAAATTGATTGAGAAATCAAAATATATTTTAATAATCACTCATGTAAATCCCGACCCTGATACTATTTGTTCAGGACTTGCACTTTCAAACTATTTATCTGAAAATAAAATTAAACATAAAGTTTTTAATGCAGGAAAAAATCTTCCTGCGAAATGTGATTTTATAAATAGATATGAAAAAATAACAGATCAAATCCCAAAATTTTATGATTTGGTTATCTCTGTTGATTGTGGTACTTCAAATAGATTTGGAATAACACTTCCTGAAGATATACCTTTGATAAATTTTGACCATCATAAATCAAATGATGATTTTGGAACTATAAATATAGTAGATATTAATAAGTCTTCAACTTCTGAAATAGTATATGACTTTTTTAGATTTAATGGATTGTATATTACAAAAAATACAGCAGAAGCACTTTATGTGGGAATATATGATGATTCATTGGCTTTTACAACTCCAAGATGTGATGAATTTACTTACGAAAAAATTAATTTTTTAGTTAAATGTGGAGCTAGTCCTGTTTATATTGCTGATAAGTTTATAAAAAGAGATTCTTTAGCAAAATATAGAATTTTGCCTAAGATTTTCAATAGTTTGGAACTTCTTGATGAAGGTAAAATAGCAACAATATATGCAACAAAAGAGTGGTTTGAAGAGAGTGGGGCAACAACACTTGAAACAGAAGTTGCACTAGATATGGTTTTAAATATTGCTATTGTAAAAGTAGCGATTTATTTTAGAATTGTAAATGATAAAGTTAGAGTCTCTCTTAGATCAAAAGAGAAAATAGATGTTTCAAAAGTAGCTTCTACTTTTGGTGGAGGTGGGCATTTAAATGCCGCAGGATGTGTTATACAAACTGATGATATTTTTGAAGCAAAAGAGATTATATTAAAGGAAATTCTTGAGAAATAA
- a CDS encoding DUF4006 family protein, with translation MAGNSQMNENERGIFALSGITGMLIATVLLLSILAFLTINAIGVQQNEAQNFYKINQDLNGLKANSPDNSSQYELVGKVK, from the coding sequence ATGGCTGGAAATTCTCAAATGAACGAAAATGAGAGAGGTATCTTTGCTCTTAGTGGAATTACTGGTATGTTGATTGCTACAGTTTTATTACTGTCAATTCTTGCTTTTTTAACTATAAATGCAATAGGTGTTCAACAGAATGAAGCGCAAAACTTCTATAAAATCAACCAAGACTTAAATGGTCTTAAAGCTAATAGTCCTGATAATTCTAGTCAGTACGAGCTTGTTGGTAAAGTGAAGTAA